A region from the Salicibibacter cibarius genome encodes:
- a CDS encoding DsrE/DsrF/DrsH-like family protein, with translation MEGNHSRVAIIAANGGKFDAYKVFNIATAAAASDKEVGIFFTFEGLNLIHKEAHKTLPLPEGKEHFQEGFQKANVPSISDLLEMAQEMDVKMIGCQMTMDVMNLEKDDFVDGIEVGGAASFIEFAKDADISLTF, from the coding sequence ATGGAAGGTAACCACTCACGGGTAGCGATTATTGCAGCAAATGGCGGTAAGTTTGACGCATACAAAGTGTTTAATATTGCGACAGCTGCCGCGGCATCTGATAAAGAGGTAGGCATTTTCTTCACATTTGAAGGGTTGAACCTGATTCATAAGGAAGCCCACAAGACTCTGCCGTTGCCGGAAGGGAAGGAACACTTCCAAGAAGGTTTCCAGAAAGCAAATGTTCCGTCTATTAGTGATTTATTAGAAATGGCTCAAGAAATGGATGTGAAAATGATTGGCTGTCAAATGACAATGGACGTCATGAATTTGGAAAAAGACGATTTTGTTGATGGCATTGAAGTTGGCGGAGCGGCATCGTTCATTGAATTTGCCAAAGATGCCGATATCTCACTGACATTTTAA
- a CDS encoding cysteine hydrolase family protein has translation MSTALIVVDIQNDYFPNGKMELSNPDKAAENAAKVIDWFRQNNKDNIFHVQHIAASPELGFFLPNTEGAEIYETVQPLENEDVTVKNFPNSFLQTDLESKLREKGVTKAVVVGMMTHMCIDATVRAAVDLGFETTLIEDACATRELSYQERTVPAEQVHSAFVSAVDGMYATVISTEDFLTNE, from the coding sequence ATGAGCACAGCTTTAATCGTTGTCGATATCCAAAATGACTATTTTCCAAATGGAAAGATGGAGTTAAGCAACCCTGACAAAGCAGCTGAAAATGCTGCTAAAGTAATTGATTGGTTCAGACAAAATAACAAAGACAATATTTTTCATGTTCAGCATATCGCAGCCAGTCCGGAGTTAGGCTTCTTTCTTCCAAATACAGAAGGTGCCGAAATATATGAAACGGTTCAACCGTTAGAAAACGAAGATGTTACCGTAAAAAACTTCCCTAACAGCTTTTTGCAGACGGATTTGGAAAGCAAGTTGAGAGAAAAAGGGGTAACCAAGGCCGTCGTTGTAGGCATGATGACGCATATGTGTATCGATGCCACCGTTAGAGCTGCCGTTGATCTAGGTTTTGAAACGACACTTATTGAAGATGCATGTGCAACAAGAGAGTTATCTTATCAAGAAAGGACAGTTCCAGCAGAACAAGTTCATAGCGCGTTTGTCAGTGCGGTCGACGGCATGTATGCCACTGTCATTTCGACCGAAGATTTCTTGACGAACGAATAA
- a CDS encoding metal-sensitive transcriptional regulator, whose amino-acid sequence MEYDEQVKNRVKRLEGQIRGVLKMMEEEKDCRDVVTQLSAAKNALDRTSALIVSKNLEQCIREEQANGESAEDVINEAVNLLVKSR is encoded by the coding sequence ATGGAATATGATGAACAAGTGAAAAATCGAGTGAAACGGTTAGAGGGGCAGATTAGAGGGGTACTAAAAATGATGGAAGAAGAAAAAGATTGCCGAGATGTTGTTACTCAATTGTCTGCAGCTAAAAACGCCCTGGACCGTACCTCGGCACTCATTGTGAGCAAGAACCTGGAGCAATGTATACGTGAGGAGCAGGCTAATGGAGAAAGCGCGGAAGATGTCATTAATGAAGCGGTAAATTTACTAGTTAAAAGTAGATAG
- a CDS encoding winged helix-turn-helix transcriptional regulator encodes MKTTNGNAADSQGPAFGYTLSLISGKWKLLIIYHLSKNGAVRYNELQRMLGNITYKTLSASLKEMMNNGIIHREEYPQIPPKVEYSLTDKGQTLWPIIQEMCQWGEDHQPPK; translated from the coding sequence ATGAAAACAACTAATGGTAATGCTGCTGACAGCCAAGGACCTGCTTTCGGATACACACTTTCCTTAATAAGCGGGAAGTGGAAGCTGCTAATTATTTATCATCTATCAAAAAATGGTGCGGTACGCTATAATGAACTCCAGCGTATGTTAGGCAACATAACTTATAAAACACTGAGCGCTTCACTAAAAGAAATGATGAACAATGGTATTATTCATCGTGAGGAATATCCGCAAATTCCTCCCAAAGTTGAATATAGCCTTACTGACAAAGGGCAAACACTCTGGCCTATTATTCAGGAAATGTGCCAGTGGGGAGAAGATCATCAACCACCAAAATAA
- the nadD gene encoding nicotinate (nicotinamide) nucleotide adenylyltransferase, with protein MKIGIYGSSFDPITNVHLWTASTVLHQAKLDKVIFLPCASNRADKQLHTEDEHRWNIIQLAIKDNQVFVADDYEISLRSGVGKQYTLYTMEHFKSKFPNDDVFFIMGADVLRDIDNQDVPVHRRWRMREKLIHSNKFIIMARDGIDMTKVISKSPLLRNHDDGSRFHLIDKGLAMEISSSYIRQEFALGGEPRYLLPEACYQYILEHDLYRHT; from the coding sequence ATGAAGATAGGTATTTATGGATCTTCGTTTGACCCCATCACGAATGTTCATTTATGGACTGCTTCCACCGTTCTTCACCAAGCAAAATTAGACAAAGTGATTTTTCTTCCCTGTGCAAGCAATCGTGCTGACAAGCAATTGCACACGGAAGATGAGCATCGTTGGAATATAATTCAACTTGCCATTAAAGACAACCAAGTATTTGTTGCCGACGATTATGAAATTTCCTTGCGCTCAGGGGTTGGAAAACAATACACATTATATACAATGGAACATTTTAAATCTAAATTTCCAAACGATGATGTCTTTTTCATTATGGGAGCGGACGTGTTGCGTGATATCGACAATCAAGATGTTCCCGTCCACAGGCGATGGCGTATGCGGGAGAAATTGATCCATTCAAACAAGTTTATCATCATGGCTAGAGATGGTATTGATATGACGAAAGTGATTTCAAAAAGTCCATTGCTGCGAAATCATGATGATGGTTCACGATTTCACCTAATTGATAAAGGGTTAGCGATGGAAATCAGTTCGAGCTACATTCGCCAAGAGTTTGCATTAGGTGGCGAACCAAGGTATTTACTCCCAGAAGCTTGTTATCAATACATTTTAGAACACGACTTATATCGGCACACGTAG
- the rpoZ gene encoding DNA-directed RNA polymerase subunit omega, which translates to MIYPSIDALLTKIDSKYSIVTIAAQRARELQEMEGHPSTLEKPTSNKLVGIALEEMHEGHLSIKKD; encoded by the coding sequence ATGATTTATCCATCGATCGACGCATTGCTCACAAAGATTGATTCGAAGTATTCCATCGTCACAATCGCCGCCCAACGGGCACGTGAACTCCAGGAAATGGAAGGGCATCCCTCGACACTTGAAAAACCTACGTCTAACAAACTTGTTGGCATCGCCCTTGAAGAGATGCATGAAGGACATTTAAGCATTAAAAAAGATTAA
- the gmk gene encoding guanylate kinase, which produces MKKDHGLLIVLSGPAGVGKGTVCNALRAVDDSINYSVSATTRAPREGEKDGVNYFFKSEEAFKEMIANGELLEWAKYVNNYYGTPLQNVTDTVQTGTDIILEIEVQGAAKVRERYPEGVFIFLAPPDLSELRKRIEERGTENSDLIEERMSVARLEIEMMANYDYVVENDDVDKAVQRVRSIVEAEHCRKDRVIDHYRQSVEVK; this is translated from the coding sequence TTGAAGAAAGATCACGGGCTACTCATCGTTCTTTCCGGACCTGCCGGGGTGGGAAAGGGTACGGTTTGCAATGCATTGCGCGCCGTTGATGATTCGATTAACTACTCGGTTTCCGCTACGACCCGCGCCCCGCGGGAAGGCGAGAAAGACGGCGTGAATTATTTTTTTAAAAGCGAAGAGGCGTTTAAGGAAATGATCGCCAACGGCGAGTTGTTGGAATGGGCAAAGTATGTGAACAATTATTATGGCACCCCCCTGCAAAATGTCACGGACACCGTGCAAACGGGCACTGATATTATATTGGAAATTGAAGTCCAGGGTGCTGCGAAAGTAAGGGAACGTTACCCGGAGGGGGTCTTTATTTTTTTGGCACCGCCGGATCTGTCCGAACTGCGCAAACGCATCGAAGAACGAGGCACCGAAAACAGCGATCTCATTGAGGAACGCATGTCGGTTGCCAGGTTAGAAATTGAAATGATGGCAAACTATGATTATGTTGTGGAAAACGATGACGTCGACAAAGCGGTACAAAGGGTCCGTTCCATTGTTGAAGCCGAACATTGCCGCAAAGACCGCGTCATCGACCATTACCGACAATCCGTGGAGGTGAAGTAA
- the remA gene encoding extracellular matrix/biofilm regulator RemA, giving the protein MSIKLINIGFGNIVSANRIIAIVSPESAPIKRIIQEGRDRNMLIDATYGRRTRAVVIVDSDHVILSAVQPETVAQRLTTKEENDDD; this is encoded by the coding sequence TTGAGTATTAAATTGATTAACATCGGTTTTGGAAATATCGTTTCCGCGAACCGTATCATCGCCATCGTTAGCCCCGAGTCTGCGCCGATCAAACGCATCATTCAAGAAGGCCGCGACCGCAACATGCTCATTGACGCGACGTATGGCAGACGAACGCGAGCGGTCGTGATCGTTGACAGCGATCATGTCATTCTCTCGGCCGTCCAGCCTGAAACCGTTGCCCAACGCTTAACGACAAAAGAGGAAAACGATGACGATTAG